The Prunus persica cultivar Lovell chromosome G8, Prunus_persica_NCBIv2, whole genome shotgun sequence genome includes a region encoding these proteins:
- the LOC18766152 gene encoding putative disease resistance RPP13-like protein 1 isoform X1: protein MVAVAEVFLGALLRFLLDRLLTPLNFLADGVGKKLKTWSEMLSSIELVLRDAEKKQLTSSAVELWLDDLKDLAYDIEDILDKFYTEMLRRKLDEQRGATTSKVRSLIPRFEVHFNMNFEIKEITNRLQAISERKDKLGLSLDGIGSSSTKPWPRPPSSCVLNGVPVVGRDSDKAKIVELLSRNYEPNAINFQVVAIVGMPGIGKTTLAQFVFNEDDVLKQFDLKAWVSVSDEFDVVSVTKAILESVTSGRCDLEEFSNIQNNLSKALAGKKFLIVLDDVWNTCDYNLWTMLQSPFCVGASGSKIIVTTRDAEVPRMMRSTEVHNLSGISNGDCWKVFMQHAFFNIEESSRPTKYELLQEKIVAKCCGLPLAARTLGGLLGCKEINEWEEILNNKLWFLSDKSGILPVLKISYYYLPSTLKRCFAYCSILPNDYEFGETQLILLWMAEDLIQKPEENKQLEDVGREYFQELVSRSLFQKSSKQDSRYVMHHLISDLAQKVSGETCLRLEDILDGRWSPKTRHLSYTAGKYDGVKRFEAFAKAKVLRTFLPLSISQDPCNYLTCRVTFELLPKLQYIRVLSLNGYRLIKLPNSIGELKFLRYLDLSHTEITSLPRSISTLCNLQTLILENCYSLKALPANMKNLINLRHLNNSNTPSLQGMPAQLGQLTNLKTLSNFVVSEGRESSIREVEPLLHLQGTLRLSRLQNVNDIEDVKRADLISKAGLDVLLLEWNGLGEKESDVLDMLQPHRKLKVLSIKGYGGLEFSKWIGHPLLSSLTTVCLEGCNHCCLLPSLGQLPSLKKLSIKRLCAVEVVGLEFYGTLRMPFPLLEILEFEDMKHWREWFPYEQDQDQGIRVFPCLKMLSISKCPKLEGRLPENLDSLSKLVIRGCEQLVISISDYKQLQKLDIDDCKRVVHIKVQLELLEALQLSSIAEFKLQIKDFMGGLPKLNDLVISGCDELTSLWQNEDKLLHNLISLRCLVIGDNPHPHLVQNLVSLQELHIYDCPSLISFQEFLLPPFVKEIKIERCSSLVYFARYRIPPNLRRMDIMLCENLKSLLEEEEVKGSSSSSSPYLVKEEESCLEYLSIEDCPLLTSLSFEDHLPGTLKHLRISDCEQLETITNRFKHNTCLEEIKISRCKNLKCLPEGLCYLTNLQELGIYDCASLVSFPEGGLPQSAAYLREIDISYCNKLEALPKGIHDLNSLQILSISCCEGFTQFLEDGFPPNLIQLTIYNLKSCKALLDLGLHRLTSLRELEIRGKDPDVLFFPPEKEMVLPKSLIRLTIQDFPNLVKLSNGFQLLNCLQSFHIEGCPKLASMAEESLPLSLTQLTIYHCPLLEERCKPSKGRYWPSIAHIPYIRIQDHVHRANPDHSPRLPFSCSPSSRSEDQRTKLAITNT from the exons ATGGTAGCAGTGGCAGAGGTCTTTCTTGGGGCACTCCTTCGGTTTCTGCTGGACAGGTTATTGACTCCACTCAACTTCCTCGCGGACGGTGTTGGCAAAAAACTGAAGACATGGAGTGAAATGTTGTCTTCAATTGAACTGGTGCTTCGTGATGCAGAGAAGAAGCAACTAACGAGCAGTGCAGTGGAGCTGTGGCTGGATGATCTCAAAGACTTGGCTTATGATATCGAAGACATCCTCGACAAGTTTTATACTGAGATGTTACGGCGCAAGTTGGACGAACAACGTGGGGCTACAACAAGTAAGGTACGAAGCCTAATTCCTAGATTTGAAGTCCACTTTAATATGAACTTCGAAATAAAGGAGATTACCAATCGGCTACAAGCCATATCTGAACGAAAAGATAAACTTGGGTTAAGTTTAGATGGTATTGGATCTTCCTCCACTAAACCTTGGCCAAGGCCACCAAGTTCATGTGTTCTGAATGGCGTGCCTGTTGTTGGAAGAGATAGTGACAAAGCAAAGATTGTTGAATTGTTGTCAAGAAACTATGAGCCTAATGCTATCAATTTTCAAGTAGTTGCGATTGTTGGCATGCCTGGAATTGGAAAAACAACACTGGCTCAATTTGTATTCAATGAGGATGATGTGCTGAAACAGTTTGATCTTAAGGCATGGGTATCCGTGTCCGATGAATTCGACGTTGTAAGTGTAACAAAGGCAATTCTTGAATCAGTCACGTCCGGACGCTGTGATTTGGAGGAATTCAGTAACATTCAGAACAATTTGAGCAAAGCATTGGCAGGAAAAAAGTTTCTGATTGTTTTAGATGATGTCTGGAATACATGTGACTATAATCTATGGACAATGCTGCAATCCCCCTTTTGTGTTGGAGCATCGGGAAGTAAGATAATCGTGACAACACGCGATGCAGAAGTTCCAAGAATGATGAGATCCACTGAAGTTCACAATTTGAGCGGTATATCAAATGGTGATTGCTGGAAAGTATTTATGCAACatgcattttttaatattgaagAAAGCTCCAGACCAACGAAGTATGAATTACTTCAGGAGAAAATTGTTGCAAAATGTTGTGGGTTGCCTTTGGCGGCAAGGACTCTTGGTGGTCTTTTAGGTtgtaaagaaataaatgaatGGGAGGAAATATTGAACAACAAATTGTGGTTTCTATCTGATAAGAGTGGAATTCTCCCAGTATTGAAAATTAGCTACTATTATCTCCCTTCAACTTTGAAAAGGTGTTTTGCCTATTGCTCAATACTTCCAAATGACTATGAATTTGGGGAGACACAGTTGATCCTTCTATGGATGGCAGAAGATTTGATTCAGAAAccagaagaaaataaacaattgGAAGACGTAGGCCGTGAGTATTTTCAAGAGCTTGTGTCTAGGTCCTTATTTCAAAAATCAAGCAAACAAGATTCAAGATATGTGATGCATCACCTCATTAGTGATTTGGCACAAAAGGTTTCCGGAGAAACCTGTTTAAGATTGGAGGATATCTTGGATGGTAGATGGTCTCCGAAGACTCGTCATTTGTCTTACACTGCTGGTAAATATGATGGAGTCAAAAGATTTGAGGCGTTTGCTAAAGCAAAAGTTTTGCGGACTTTTCTACCACTTTCAATTTCACAGGATCCATGTAATTATTTGACTTGTAGGGTTACTTTTGAGTTACTGCCAAAGTTGCAATACATACGAGTGCTCTCTTTGAATGGTTATCGATTAATCAAGCTGCCGAATTCAATTGGTGAGTTGAAGTTTCTCCGATACCTAGATCTTTCTCACACGGAAATAACGAGTTTGCCTCGTTCAATAAGCACACTTTGCAACTTACAAACGTTGATATTAGAGAATTGTTATAGTTTGAAGGCACTACCTGCAAACATGAAGAACCTAATTAATCTGCGTCATCTCAACAATTCAAACACACCTTCATTGCAAGGAATGCCTGCACAACTAGGTCAACTGACGAATTTGAAAACATTGAGTAATTTTGTGGTGAGCGAAGGTAGGGAGTCGAGTATAAGAGAGGTAGAGCCCCTATTGCATCTCCAGGGGACATTGCGCCTCTCAAGATTGCAGAATGTGAATGACATTGAGGATGTGAAGAGGGCGGACTTAATTAGCAAGGCCGGGCTTGATGTATTGCTACTAGAATGGAATGGCTTAGGAGAAAAGGAATCCGACGTGCTCGACATGTTACAACCTCATAGGAAGCTCAAAGTGCTCAGCATCAAGGGATATGGTGGTTtggaattttcaaaatggattGGACATCCTTTACTCTCTAGCTTGACAACGGTGTGCTTAGAGGGTTGCAACCATTGCTGTCTGTTGCCATCACTTGGACAATTGCCATCTCTCAAAAAGCTTTCTATAAAAAGATTGTGTGCAGTGGAAGTAGTGGGTCTTGAGTTCTATGGAACGCTAAGAATGCCTTTTCCACTGTTAGAGATCCTTGAGTTTGAGGATATGAAACATTGGAGGGAGTGGTTTCCATACGAACAAGATCAAGATCAAGGAATTAGAGTTTTCCCTTGCCTGAAAATGCTTTCCATATCCAAATGCCCCAAATTGGAGGGCAGGTTACCCGAGAACCTTGATTCACTGTCAAAGCTTGTGATTCGTGGATGTGAGCAGTTGGTGATTTCAATTTCTGACTATAAACAACTTCAGAAATTAGATATTGATGATTGCAAAAGGGTGGTCCATATAAAAGTTCAGCTTGAGTTATTGGAGGCCTTGCAGCTTTCAAGTATTGCAGAGTTCAAACTCCAAATAAAGGATTTCATGGGAGGATTACCAAAGCTTAATGATCTGGTTATTAGCGGTTGTGATGAGCTCACATCTTTATGGCAGAATGAAGATAAATTGCTCCATAACCTGATTTCTCTTCGTTGTTTGGTTATTGGAGACAACCCTCACCCCCATCTTGTTCAAAATCTTGTCTCACTCCAAGAGCTTCACATATATGACTGCCCAAGTCTGATTTCTTTTCAAGAGTTTCTTTTGCCACCTTTTgtcaaggaaataaaaattgagCGGTGCAGTTCTCTTGTGTATTTTGCAAGATACCGGATACCTCCAAATCTAAGAAGAATGGATATTATGTTATGCGAAAATTTGAAATCACTGCTGGAGGAAGAGGAGGTAAAGGGTTCTTCGTCATCCTCTTCTCCTTACCTGGTGAAAGAAGAGGAATCTTGTCTTGAGTACTTGAGTATAGAGGATTGTCCATTGCTGACGTCCTTATCATTTGAAGACCATCTTCCCGGGACGCTTAAACATCTTCGCATAAGCGATTGTGAACAGCTAGAGACAATAACCAATAGGTTCAAGCATAACACTTGCCTTGAAGAAATTAAGATCTCGCGTTGTAAAAATCTCAAGTGTTTACCGGAAGGCCTATGCTACCTCACCAATCTTCAAGAGTTAGGTATTTATGACTGTGCAAGTCTTGTTTCCTTCCCCGAAGGAGGGTTGCCACAAAGCGCTGCCTACCTAAGAGAGATCGACATCAGCTACTGCAACAAATTGGAGGCACTACCCAAAGGCATACATGACCTCAACTCTCTTCAGATATTGAGCATTTCTTGTTGCGAAGGTTTCACGCAGTTTCTAGAAGATGGTTTTCCCCCTAACTTAATACAGCTTACAATTTATAATCTCAAGAGCTGTAAGGCACTCTTGGACTTGGGGTTGCACAGGCTCACCTCTCTTAGAGAACTGGAAATTCGTGGCAAAGACCCAGACGTGTTGTTCTTCCCTCCTGAGAAAGAGATGGTGCTTCCTAAATCTCTCATTCGACTTACAATTCAGGACTTCCCGAATCTCGTTAAACTCAGCAACGGCTTTCAACTCCTCAACTGTCTTCAATCTTTTCACATCGAGGGGTGTCCTAAGCTAGCATCAATGGCAGAGGAGAGTCTTCCTCTATCACTTACACAACTTACTATCTATCACTGTCCGCTGCTAGAAGAGAGATGCAAACCAAGTAAAGGAAGATATTGGCCCTCCATAGCGCACATCCCTTACATTCGGATTCAAGACCACGTGCATAGAGCAAATCCAGATCATAGCCCGCGCCTCCCGTTCTCGTGCTCTCCTTCCAG CAGATCAGAGGACCAGAGGACCAAGCTAGCTATCACGAACACATAA
- the LOC18766152 gene encoding putative disease resistance RPP13-like protein 1 isoform X2 translates to MVAVAEVFLGALLRFLLDRLLTPLNFLADGVGKKLKTWSEMLSSIELVLRDAEKKQLTSSAVELWLDDLKDLAYDIEDILDKFYTEMLRRKLDEQRGATTSKVRSLIPRFEVHFNMNFEIKEITNRLQAISERKDKLGLSLDGIGSSSTKPWPRPPSSCVLNGVPVVGRDSDKAKIVELLSRNYEPNAINFQVVAIVGMPGIGKTTLAQFVFNEDDVLKQFDLKAWVSVSDEFDVVSVTKAILESVTSGRCDLEEFSNIQNNLSKALAGKKFLIVLDDVWNTCDYNLWTMLQSPFCVGASGSKIIVTTRDAEVPRMMRSTEVHNLSGISNGDCWKVFMQHAFFNIEESSRPTKYELLQEKIVAKCCGLPLAARTLGGLLGCKEINEWEEILNNKLWFLSDKSGILPVLKISYYYLPSTLKRCFAYCSILPNDYEFGETQLILLWMAEDLIQKPEENKQLEDVGREYFQELVSRSLFQKSSKQDSRYVMHHLISDLAQKVSGETCLRLEDILDGRWSPKTRHLSYTAGKYDGVKRFEAFAKAKVLRTFLPLSISQDPCNYLTCRVTFELLPKLQYIRVLSLNGYRLIKLPNSIGELKFLRYLDLSHTEITSLPRSISTLCNLQTLILENCYSLKALPANMKNLINLRHLNNSNTPSLQGMPAQLGQLTNLKTLSNFVVSEGRESSIREVEPLLHLQGTLRLSRLQNVNDIEDVKRADLISKAGLDVLLLEWNGLGEKESDVLDMLQPHRKLKVLSIKGYGGLEFSKWIGHPLLSSLTTVCLEGCNHCCLLPSLGQLPSLKKLSIKRLCAVEVVGLEFYGTLRMPFPLLEILEFEDMKHWREWFPYEQDQDQGIRVFPCLKMLSISKCPKLEGRLPENLDSLSKLVIRGCEQLVISISDYKQLQKLDIDDCKRVVHIKVQLELLEALQLSSIAEFKLQIKDFMGGLPKLNDLVISGCDELTSLWQNEDKLLHNLISLRCLVIGDNPHPHLVQNLVSLQELHIYDCPSLISFQEFLLPPFVKEIKIERCSSLVYFARYRIPPNLRRMDIMLCENLKSLLEEEEVKGSSSSSSPYLVKEEESCLEYLSIEDCPLLTSLSFEDHLPGTLKHLRISDCEQLETITNRFKHNTCLEEIKISRCKNLKCLPEGLCYLTNLQELGIYDCASLVSFPEGGLPQSAAYLREIDISYCNKLEALPKGIHDLNSLQILSISCCEGFTQFLEDGFPPNLIQLTIYNLKSCKALLDLGLHRLTSLRELEIRGKDPDVLFFPPEKEMVLPKSLIRLTIQDFPNLVKLSNGFQLLNCLQSFHIEGCPKLASMAEESLPLSLTQLTIYHCPLLEERCKPSKGRYWPSIAHIPYIRIQDHVHRANPDHSPRLPFSCSPSRSEDQRTKLAITNT, encoded by the exons ATGGTAGCAGTGGCAGAGGTCTTTCTTGGGGCACTCCTTCGGTTTCTGCTGGACAGGTTATTGACTCCACTCAACTTCCTCGCGGACGGTGTTGGCAAAAAACTGAAGACATGGAGTGAAATGTTGTCTTCAATTGAACTGGTGCTTCGTGATGCAGAGAAGAAGCAACTAACGAGCAGTGCAGTGGAGCTGTGGCTGGATGATCTCAAAGACTTGGCTTATGATATCGAAGACATCCTCGACAAGTTTTATACTGAGATGTTACGGCGCAAGTTGGACGAACAACGTGGGGCTACAACAAGTAAGGTACGAAGCCTAATTCCTAGATTTGAAGTCCACTTTAATATGAACTTCGAAATAAAGGAGATTACCAATCGGCTACAAGCCATATCTGAACGAAAAGATAAACTTGGGTTAAGTTTAGATGGTATTGGATCTTCCTCCACTAAACCTTGGCCAAGGCCACCAAGTTCATGTGTTCTGAATGGCGTGCCTGTTGTTGGAAGAGATAGTGACAAAGCAAAGATTGTTGAATTGTTGTCAAGAAACTATGAGCCTAATGCTATCAATTTTCAAGTAGTTGCGATTGTTGGCATGCCTGGAATTGGAAAAACAACACTGGCTCAATTTGTATTCAATGAGGATGATGTGCTGAAACAGTTTGATCTTAAGGCATGGGTATCCGTGTCCGATGAATTCGACGTTGTAAGTGTAACAAAGGCAATTCTTGAATCAGTCACGTCCGGACGCTGTGATTTGGAGGAATTCAGTAACATTCAGAACAATTTGAGCAAAGCATTGGCAGGAAAAAAGTTTCTGATTGTTTTAGATGATGTCTGGAATACATGTGACTATAATCTATGGACAATGCTGCAATCCCCCTTTTGTGTTGGAGCATCGGGAAGTAAGATAATCGTGACAACACGCGATGCAGAAGTTCCAAGAATGATGAGATCCACTGAAGTTCACAATTTGAGCGGTATATCAAATGGTGATTGCTGGAAAGTATTTATGCAACatgcattttttaatattgaagAAAGCTCCAGACCAACGAAGTATGAATTACTTCAGGAGAAAATTGTTGCAAAATGTTGTGGGTTGCCTTTGGCGGCAAGGACTCTTGGTGGTCTTTTAGGTtgtaaagaaataaatgaatGGGAGGAAATATTGAACAACAAATTGTGGTTTCTATCTGATAAGAGTGGAATTCTCCCAGTATTGAAAATTAGCTACTATTATCTCCCTTCAACTTTGAAAAGGTGTTTTGCCTATTGCTCAATACTTCCAAATGACTATGAATTTGGGGAGACACAGTTGATCCTTCTATGGATGGCAGAAGATTTGATTCAGAAAccagaagaaaataaacaattgGAAGACGTAGGCCGTGAGTATTTTCAAGAGCTTGTGTCTAGGTCCTTATTTCAAAAATCAAGCAAACAAGATTCAAGATATGTGATGCATCACCTCATTAGTGATTTGGCACAAAAGGTTTCCGGAGAAACCTGTTTAAGATTGGAGGATATCTTGGATGGTAGATGGTCTCCGAAGACTCGTCATTTGTCTTACACTGCTGGTAAATATGATGGAGTCAAAAGATTTGAGGCGTTTGCTAAAGCAAAAGTTTTGCGGACTTTTCTACCACTTTCAATTTCACAGGATCCATGTAATTATTTGACTTGTAGGGTTACTTTTGAGTTACTGCCAAAGTTGCAATACATACGAGTGCTCTCTTTGAATGGTTATCGATTAATCAAGCTGCCGAATTCAATTGGTGAGTTGAAGTTTCTCCGATACCTAGATCTTTCTCACACGGAAATAACGAGTTTGCCTCGTTCAATAAGCACACTTTGCAACTTACAAACGTTGATATTAGAGAATTGTTATAGTTTGAAGGCACTACCTGCAAACATGAAGAACCTAATTAATCTGCGTCATCTCAACAATTCAAACACACCTTCATTGCAAGGAATGCCTGCACAACTAGGTCAACTGACGAATTTGAAAACATTGAGTAATTTTGTGGTGAGCGAAGGTAGGGAGTCGAGTATAAGAGAGGTAGAGCCCCTATTGCATCTCCAGGGGACATTGCGCCTCTCAAGATTGCAGAATGTGAATGACATTGAGGATGTGAAGAGGGCGGACTTAATTAGCAAGGCCGGGCTTGATGTATTGCTACTAGAATGGAATGGCTTAGGAGAAAAGGAATCCGACGTGCTCGACATGTTACAACCTCATAGGAAGCTCAAAGTGCTCAGCATCAAGGGATATGGTGGTTtggaattttcaaaatggattGGACATCCTTTACTCTCTAGCTTGACAACGGTGTGCTTAGAGGGTTGCAACCATTGCTGTCTGTTGCCATCACTTGGACAATTGCCATCTCTCAAAAAGCTTTCTATAAAAAGATTGTGTGCAGTGGAAGTAGTGGGTCTTGAGTTCTATGGAACGCTAAGAATGCCTTTTCCACTGTTAGAGATCCTTGAGTTTGAGGATATGAAACATTGGAGGGAGTGGTTTCCATACGAACAAGATCAAGATCAAGGAATTAGAGTTTTCCCTTGCCTGAAAATGCTTTCCATATCCAAATGCCCCAAATTGGAGGGCAGGTTACCCGAGAACCTTGATTCACTGTCAAAGCTTGTGATTCGTGGATGTGAGCAGTTGGTGATTTCAATTTCTGACTATAAACAACTTCAGAAATTAGATATTGATGATTGCAAAAGGGTGGTCCATATAAAAGTTCAGCTTGAGTTATTGGAGGCCTTGCAGCTTTCAAGTATTGCAGAGTTCAAACTCCAAATAAAGGATTTCATGGGAGGATTACCAAAGCTTAATGATCTGGTTATTAGCGGTTGTGATGAGCTCACATCTTTATGGCAGAATGAAGATAAATTGCTCCATAACCTGATTTCTCTTCGTTGTTTGGTTATTGGAGACAACCCTCACCCCCATCTTGTTCAAAATCTTGTCTCACTCCAAGAGCTTCACATATATGACTGCCCAAGTCTGATTTCTTTTCAAGAGTTTCTTTTGCCACCTTTTgtcaaggaaataaaaattgagCGGTGCAGTTCTCTTGTGTATTTTGCAAGATACCGGATACCTCCAAATCTAAGAAGAATGGATATTATGTTATGCGAAAATTTGAAATCACTGCTGGAGGAAGAGGAGGTAAAGGGTTCTTCGTCATCCTCTTCTCCTTACCTGGTGAAAGAAGAGGAATCTTGTCTTGAGTACTTGAGTATAGAGGATTGTCCATTGCTGACGTCCTTATCATTTGAAGACCATCTTCCCGGGACGCTTAAACATCTTCGCATAAGCGATTGTGAACAGCTAGAGACAATAACCAATAGGTTCAAGCATAACACTTGCCTTGAAGAAATTAAGATCTCGCGTTGTAAAAATCTCAAGTGTTTACCGGAAGGCCTATGCTACCTCACCAATCTTCAAGAGTTAGGTATTTATGACTGTGCAAGTCTTGTTTCCTTCCCCGAAGGAGGGTTGCCACAAAGCGCTGCCTACCTAAGAGAGATCGACATCAGCTACTGCAACAAATTGGAGGCACTACCCAAAGGCATACATGACCTCAACTCTCTTCAGATATTGAGCATTTCTTGTTGCGAAGGTTTCACGCAGTTTCTAGAAGATGGTTTTCCCCCTAACTTAATACAGCTTACAATTTATAATCTCAAGAGCTGTAAGGCACTCTTGGACTTGGGGTTGCACAGGCTCACCTCTCTTAGAGAACTGGAAATTCGTGGCAAAGACCCAGACGTGTTGTTCTTCCCTCCTGAGAAAGAGATGGTGCTTCCTAAATCTCTCATTCGACTTACAATTCAGGACTTCCCGAATCTCGTTAAACTCAGCAACGGCTTTCAACTCCTCAACTGTCTTCAATCTTTTCACATCGAGGGGTGTCCTAAGCTAGCATCAATGGCAGAGGAGAGTCTTCCTCTATCACTTACACAACTTACTATCTATCACTGTCCGCTGCTAGAAGAGAGATGCAAACCAAGTAAAGGAAGATATTGGCCCTCCATAGCGCACATCCCTTACATTCGGATTCAAGACCACGTGCATAGAGCAAATCCAGATCATAGCCCGCGCCTCCCGTTCTCGTGCTCTCCTTCCAG ATCAGAGGACCAGAGGACCAAGCTAGCTATCACGAACACATAA
- the LOC18767928 gene encoding TMV resistance protein N codes for MGSVTTQLRASSSSSFTHSLAYDVFLGYRGADAHNNFTYNLHSKLLQQGIKTYLYRRGEEVPLPMLLKVIEESRVSIIIFTENFASSEWCLIELVKILQCRESKKQIVWPIYYKVDPLDVRDQQGSFGEAIANHFCTFKDNIEKVLRWRAALTEATKLSGWYFLHGHESNFIHKIVEEVSTQVLNAPI; via the exons ATGGGTTctgtgaccactcaattacgagcctcttcctcttcttctttcaccCATTCATTGGCATATGATGTCTTTCTCGGTTATAGAGGCGCCGATGCACACAACAATTTTACATACAATCTGCATAGCAAGTTGCTTCAACAGGGAATAAAAACCTACCTTTAtagaagaggagaagaagTTCCATTGCCAATGCTTCTCAAAGTTATTGAAGAATCAAGGGTTTCAATCATCATATTCACTGAAAATTTTGCATCCTCCGAGTGGTGCTTGATTGAACTGGTTAAGATCCTCCAATGTAGAgaatcaaaaaaacaaattgtttGGCCAATTTATTACAAGGTGGATCCTTTGGATGTACGTGACCAGCAAGGTAGTTTTGGTGAGGCAATTGCTAATCATTTTTGCACATTCAAGGATAACATAGAGAAGGTGTTGAGATGGAGGGCAGCTCTTACAGAAGCAACAAAGTTGTCTGGGTGGTATTTCTTGCACgg GCACGAATCTAATTTCATTCATAAGATTGTTGAAGAGGTTTCAACACAAGTATTAAACGCACCTATTTGA